A stretch of Crossiella cryophila DNA encodes these proteins:
- a CDS encoding siderophore-interacting protein → MPKTSRRLTVRPVTLREVEVLRVADLTPGMRRITLGGAQLRAFTSANGFPQPAFDSLGFDDDIRLVFRAPGHAEPVLPVQQERGVDLPRNPRPLSKVYTVRRWNAEAGELDVDFVKHGIGVGTTWAYRARPGDRVHLYGPGKSRALPGEADWLLAAGDDTAVPAIARLLDELPADTRARVFIEVAEDSHRLALRELPHVEVTWLVRGGAEAGTSTLLLDAVKNGGWWEGQPFAWLAGEHTSVRDLRRHLVEDRGVPKEDIDFAGYWRRGEVVALETDAAVPDPEQTKTPFERLTELTELMAPTAIRTAVELGVPDLISRGVTSVADLAVKAGADERALRKLLRYLRTLDVLTETEPGHYVLAPVGEVLTNDFMVDTLHPAGVIGREMLGIHGLTESIRTGRASYASVTGQTYAEARAEQDYEDRYLERLAKFQPALAGPIATSDVLTGVEHLVLHSGGAGAQAREFVAAHPDLRVTICALPAQADWLRRDLPATIPDGAQRARVTVVEQSVFEPSPPADAVFIIRAFKALADADAAHALRRAAEQLLPGGRVLLIEETLGEHDGGADLLALTVHGSGLRTDGELDAVIARAGLRCHARHTVGWGTTIRDLVPAETH, encoded by the coding sequence ATGCCGAAGACCTCACGCCGGCTCACCGTGCGCCCAGTGACCCTGCGCGAAGTCGAGGTCCTTCGGGTGGCGGACCTGACGCCGGGGATGCGGCGGATCACGCTGGGCGGAGCGCAGCTGCGCGCGTTCACCTCGGCCAACGGTTTCCCGCAGCCCGCATTCGACTCGCTCGGTTTCGACGACGACATCCGGCTGGTCTTCCGCGCCCCCGGCCACGCCGAGCCGGTGCTGCCGGTGCAGCAGGAGCGGGGCGTGGACCTGCCGAGGAACCCCCGGCCCCTGTCGAAGGTCTACACCGTCCGCCGCTGGAACGCCGAGGCCGGCGAGCTGGACGTGGACTTCGTCAAGCACGGCATCGGCGTTGGCACCACCTGGGCCTACCGCGCGCGACCAGGCGACCGCGTCCACCTCTACGGCCCAGGCAAGTCGCGCGCGCTCCCCGGCGAGGCGGACTGGCTCCTGGCGGCCGGGGACGACACCGCCGTTCCCGCCATCGCCCGGCTGCTGGACGAGCTGCCGGCGGACACCCGGGCACGGGTGTTCATCGAGGTCGCCGAGGACTCGCACCGGCTGGCACTGCGCGAGCTGCCGCACGTCGAGGTGACCTGGCTGGTGCGCGGCGGTGCCGAGGCGGGTACGAGCACCCTTCTCCTGGACGCGGTCAAGAACGGCGGCTGGTGGGAGGGGCAACCGTTCGCGTGGCTCGCCGGGGAGCACACGTCAGTACGTGACCTGCGGCGCCACCTGGTCGAGGACCGGGGCGTGCCGAAGGAGGACATCGACTTCGCCGGGTACTGGCGACGCGGCGAGGTCGTCGCCCTGGAGACCGACGCGGCGGTACCCGACCCGGAGCAGACGAAGACCCCGTTCGAGCGGCTGACCGAGCTGACCGAGCTGATGGCGCCGACCGCGATCCGCACCGCCGTCGAGCTGGGCGTCCCCGACCTGATCTCCCGCGGCGTCACCAGCGTCGCGGACCTGGCCGTCAAGGCGGGCGCGGACGAGCGGGCGCTGCGCAAGCTCCTGCGCTACCTGCGCACCCTGGACGTGCTGACCGAGACCGAGCCGGGCCACTACGTACTCGCCCCGGTGGGCGAGGTGCTGACCAACGACTTCATGGTCGACACCCTGCACCCGGCCGGGGTGATCGGCCGCGAGATGCTCGGCATCCACGGGCTCACCGAGTCGATCCGCACCGGCCGGGCGTCCTACGCCTCGGTCACCGGCCAGACCTACGCCGAGGCACGCGCCGAGCAGGACTACGAGGACCGCTACCTGGAGCGCCTGGCGAAGTTCCAGCCCGCGCTGGCCGGACCCATCGCCACCTCGGACGTCCTCACCGGCGTCGAGCACCTGGTGCTGCACTCCGGCGGGGCCGGTGCGCAGGCCCGCGAGTTCGTCGCCGCCCACCCCGATCTGCGCGTGACGATCTGCGCGCTGCCCGCCCAGGCGGACTGGCTGCGCCGGGACCTGCCGGCCACCATTCCCGACGGGGCGCAGCGCGCGCGGGTGACGGTGGTCGAGCAGTCCGTCTTCGAACCAAGCCCACCGGCGGACGCCGTGTTCATCATCCGCGCCTTCAAGGCCCTGGCCGATGCCGATGCCGCCCACGCCCTGCGCCGGGCAGCCGAGCAGCTCCTGCCCGGTGGCCGGGTGCTGCTGATCGAGGAGACCCTCGGCGAGCACGACGGCGGAGCCGACCTGCTCGCCCTCACCGTGCACGGCTCCGGACTGCGCACCGACGGCGAACTCGACGCCGTCATCGCCCGAGCCGGACTCCGCTGCCACGCGCGGCACACCGTCGGCTGGGGCACCACGATCCGCGACCTGGTACCGGCCGAGACCCACTGA